One segment of Cynocephalus volans isolate mCynVol1 chromosome 8, mCynVol1.pri, whole genome shotgun sequence DNA contains the following:
- the PRPF38A gene encoding pre-mRNA-splicing factor 38A gives MANRTVKDAHSIHGTNPQYLVEKIIRTRIYESKYWKEECFGLTAELVVDKAMELRFVGGVYGGNIKPTPFLCLTLKMLQIQPEKDIIVEFIKNEDFKYVRMLGALYMRLTGTAIDCYKYLEPLYNDYRKIKSQNRNGEFELMHVDEFIDELLHSERVCDIILPRLQKRYVLEEAEQLEPRVSALEEDMDDVESSEEEEEEDEKLERVPSPDHRRRSYRDLDKPRRSPTLRYRRSRSRSPRRRSRSPKRRSPSPRRERHRSKSPRRHRSRSRDRRHRSRSKSPGHHRSHRHRSHSKSPERSKKSHKKSRRGNE, from the exons ATGGCCAACCGTACGGTGAAGGATGCGCACAGCATCCACGGCACCAACCCTCAATATCTGGTGGAGAAGATAATTCGTACGCGAATCTATGAGTCCAAGTACTGGAAAGAGGAGTGTTTTGGACTTACGG ctgaactTGTAGTCGATAAAGCTATGGAGTTACGGTTTGTTGGTGGCGTCTATGGTGGCAACATAAAACCAACTCCCTTTCTGTGTTTAACCTTGAAGATGCTTCAAATTCAACCTGAGAAGGATATTATTGTAGagtttataaaaaatgaagatttcAA GTATGTGCGCATGTTGGGGGCGCTCTACATGAGGCTGACAGGCACCGCAATTGATTGCTACAAATACTTGGAGCCTTTGTACAATGACTATCGAAAAATCAAGAGCCAGAACCGAAATGGGG agtttGAGCTGATGCATGTAGATGAATTTATTGATGAACTATTGCACAGTGAGAGAGTCTGTGATATCATTCTGCCCCGGCTACAG AAACGCTATGTGCTAGAGGAAGCTGAGCAACTGGAGCCTCGAGTTAGTGCTCTAGAAGAGGACATGGATGATGTGGAGTCcagtgaagaggaggaagaggaggatgagAAG TTGGAAAGAGTGCCATCACCTGATCACCGCAGGAGAAGCTACCGAGACTTGGACAAGCCCCGTCGCTCTCCCACACTGCGGTACAGGAGGAGTAGGAGCCGGTCTCCCAGGAG GCGGAGTCGATCTCCCAAAAGGAGAAG TCCCTCCCCCCGCCGAGAAAGGCATCGGAGCAAGAGTCCAAGACGTCACCGCAGCAGGTCTCGAGATAGACGGCATAGATCCCGCTCCAAGTCCCCAG GTCATCACCGTAGTCACAGACACAGGAGCCACTCAAAGTCTCCTGAAAG GTCTAAGAAAAGCCACAAGAAGAGCCGGAGAGGGAATGAGTAA